One Esox lucius isolate fEsoLuc1 chromosome 1, fEsoLuc1.pri, whole genome shotgun sequence genomic region harbors:
- the ttc9b gene encoding tetratricopeptide repeat protein 9B — MDAKQHSIKSLKSYPEAGGRSLAAAAGDVGGGGGGGGSRAGSAQMEMEANIQKAIDFKVEGHRCYKEKKFREAIGKYHRALLQLKGVHLVDGPTGSEVNLLSQATVKLTEEQRRTVEITEIECYDSLTACLLQSELVNYERVKEYCLKVLGHQRDHFKAMYRAGIACYHLGDYECALRYLGDAKAREPSDTNVLRYIQLTEMKMSKSCQRERESGKEALG; from the exons ATGGATGCCAAACAGCACTCCATAAAGAGCCTAAAGAGCTACCCAGAAGCCGGGGGCCGGAGCCTGGCGGCTGCCGCCGGAGACGTCGGcggtggaggtggtggaggagggtcTCGTGCCGGCTCCGCACAGATGGAGATGGAGGCAAACATACAGAAAGCCATAGACTTCAAGGTGGAGGGCCATCGCTGCTACAAGGAGAAAAAATTCCGGGAGGCGATAGGGAAGTACCACCGGGCTCTGCTGCAGCTGAAAGGGGTACATCTAGTTGATGGACCCACGGGTTCCGAGGTCAACCTCCTGAGCCAAGCCACGGtcaagctgacagaagagcAGCGGAGGACGGTGGAGATCACGGAGATCGAGTGTTACGACAGCCTGACAG CGTGCCTGTTGCAGTCTGAGCTGGTCAACTACGAGCGTGTCAAGGAGTACTGCCTGAAGGTGCTGGGCCACCAGAGGGACCACTTCAAGGCCATGTACCGTGCCGGCATTGCCTGCTACCATCTGGGGGACTACGAGTGTGCCCTACGCTACCTGGGCGACGCCAAGGCCCGCGAACCCTCAG acacaaacgtGCTGCGTTACATCCAGCTGACAGAGATGAAGATGAGTAAGAGCTGCCAGCGGGAGCGAGAGAGCGGAAAAGAGGCCCTGGGCTAA